One region of Jatrophihabitans cynanchi genomic DNA includes:
- a CDS encoding phytoene/squalene synthase family protein — MTGRRDLDAAGITDPALRAGYELCRRLNARHGKTYFLATLLLPPQKRPYVHALYGFARHADDLVDDLSPGLASDAGRARRFTAWSEQFLTDLEWGATSDPVTRAVLDTIARWQIPTGYFADFVDSMRMDLTVDSYRTYAELDRYMWGSAAVVGLQMLPILGRADTEVRWDVLEQHAIALGTAFQLTNFLRDVGEDLRRGRVYLPQESLDAFGVNRDRLERGRVDESIRNLLAAEIERARRLYRAADPGIDLVHPSSRDCLRTARTLYSEILDEIERRDYDVFHGRVAVGLPRRAQVALSGARGAWASRRAGPTTPTGSAS; from the coding sequence ATGACCGGCCGGCGTGACCTCGACGCGGCAGGCATCACCGACCCGGCGCTACGGGCCGGTTACGAGCTGTGCCGCCGCCTGAACGCCCGGCACGGCAAGACGTACTTCCTGGCCACCTTGCTGCTGCCTCCGCAGAAGCGCCCCTACGTCCATGCGCTCTACGGGTTCGCCAGGCACGCCGATGACCTCGTCGACGACCTCTCCCCCGGGCTCGCCTCCGACGCCGGGCGTGCTCGCCGGTTCACCGCGTGGAGCGAGCAGTTCCTGACCGATCTGGAGTGGGGCGCCACGAGTGATCCGGTCACGCGCGCGGTGCTGGACACCATCGCGCGCTGGCAGATCCCGACCGGCTACTTCGCCGATTTCGTCGACTCGATGCGGATGGACCTGACCGTCGACAGCTACCGGACCTACGCCGAGCTGGACCGGTACATGTGGGGATCGGCGGCGGTCGTCGGGCTGCAGATGCTGCCGATCCTCGGCCGCGCGGACACCGAGGTGCGCTGGGACGTGCTGGAACAGCACGCGATCGCGCTCGGCACCGCGTTCCAGCTCACCAACTTCCTGCGGGACGTCGGCGAGGACCTGCGCCGCGGGCGGGTCTACCTGCCGCAGGAATCACTCGATGCGTTCGGCGTGAACCGCGACCGGCTCGAGCGTGGGCGCGTCGACGAGTCGATCCGCAACCTGCTCGCCGCGGAGATCGAGCGGGCGCGGCGGCTGTACCGCGCGGCCGATCCCGGCATCGACCTGGTGCACCCGAGCTCGCGCGACTGCCTGCGCACCGCGCGCACCCTGTACAGCGAGATCCTGGACGAGATCGAGCGGCGCGACTACGACGTGTTCCACGGCCGCGTGGCCGTCGGCCTGCCGCGGCGGGCGCAGGTGGCGCTCAGCGGCGCGCGCGGGGCGTGGGCGTCGAGGCGCGCCGGCCCCACCACACCCACAGGCTCAGCGTCGTGA
- a CDS encoding lycopene cyclase domain-containing protein, whose protein sequence is MSYTALAVLGVLLAALLDLAVLHTRLLRRKAFWTAYAIIVFFQLLVNGVLTGLRIVRYDPERIIGWRVAFAPVEDLLFGFAMVLTTLSLWVWWGRRASTPTPRARR, encoded by the coding sequence ATGAGTTACACCGCGCTCGCCGTGCTCGGCGTGCTGCTCGCCGCGCTGCTGGACCTGGCCGTGCTGCACACCAGGCTGCTGCGCCGCAAGGCGTTCTGGACCGCGTACGCGATCATCGTGTTCTTCCAGCTTCTCGTGAACGGGGTGCTGACCGGGCTGCGGATCGTGCGCTACGACCCGGAGCGGATCATCGGCTGGCGGGTCGCGTTCGCACCTGTCGAGGACCTGCTGTTCGGCTTCGCCATGGTGCTCACGACGCTGAGCCTGTGGGTGTGGTGGGGCCGGCGCGCCTCGACGCCCACGCCCCGCGCGCGCCGCTGA
- a CDS encoding lycopene cyclase domain-containing protein: MHLVYLAVLAACVLGTLPLEFLLGTRVYARWRRLALSVLPVTILFAGWDVWAIHARLWWYDARYLVGLTLPGRLPVEELLFFLVIPTCAVLTLEAVRARRPDWLIGDEPTRGAPIGERPPGERR; this comes from the coding sequence GTGCACCTGGTGTATCTGGCGGTTCTCGCCGCGTGCGTCCTGGGCACGCTGCCGCTGGAGTTCCTGCTCGGCACCCGCGTGTACGCGCGCTGGCGGCGCCTCGCGCTCAGCGTGTTGCCGGTGACGATCCTGTTCGCGGGCTGGGACGTCTGGGCGATCCACGCGCGCCTGTGGTGGTACGACGCGCGCTACCTGGTGGGTCTCACCCTGCCCGGTCGGCTGCCGGTGGAGGAGTTGCTGTTCTTCCTGGTGATCCCGACCTGTGCGGTGCTCACGCTCGAGGCCGTCCGCGCCCGCCGGCCGGACTGGCTGATCGGCGACGAGCCGACCCGCGGCGCCCCGATCGGCGAGCGACCGCCCGGCGAACGGCGATGA
- a CDS encoding Rv2175c family DNA-binding protein, whose product MTLPDVATALDVEISRVHQYLRDGVLVGLRGADGVRRVPADCVQDGAVVKSLRSVITLLRDAKYTDEEIVDWLYRADDSLPGTPMAALRENRGTEVKRRAQAAGF is encoded by the coding sequence ATGACGCTGCCCGACGTTGCGACCGCCCTGGACGTGGAGATCTCGCGCGTTCACCAGTACCTGCGCGACGGCGTCCTCGTCGGGCTCCGCGGCGCCGACGGGGTGCGGCGGGTACCGGCCGACTGCGTGCAGGACGGCGCCGTGGTGAAGTCGCTGCGCAGCGTGATCACCCTGCTGCGTGACGCGAAGTACACGGACGAGGAGATCGTGGACTGGCTCTACCGGGCGGACGACTCGCTCCCGGGCACGCCGATGGCGGCGCTGCGCGAGAACCGCGGCACCGAGGTCAAGCGCCGGGCGCAGGCCGCCGGCTTCTAG
- the galK gene encoding galactokinase has product MPRTSATWAAPGRVNLIGEHTDYNLGFALPFAIEQSCTATVTVVDGTGLVIRSAQREDTVTLAEDDVRPGADLDWAGYVAGVVWAVRRDGARVPGLDIHVDSTVPVGAGLSSSAALACSVALAVQDVLGLGLDRDALLALTRSVENDFVGAPTGGLDQLAALRCVPGHALFCDLRSLQTRQVELDVTGHRLAILVIDTRAHHAHASGEYRERRDGCERAAALLGLTSLRELDMAGLASALERLPGDELRRYTRHVVTENERVLRTVELLDAGEPESIGPLLTASHASLRDDYRITVPELDVAVEVALRTGALGARMTGGGFGGSVIALLPAELVPACERAVAEAFAAHGFLEPRTFVTAAAGGAREVVPG; this is encoded by the coding sequence GTGCCGCGTACGAGCGCGACCTGGGCCGCACCCGGCCGAGTCAACCTGATCGGCGAACATACCGACTACAACCTCGGCTTCGCCCTGCCGTTCGCGATCGAGCAGTCGTGCACCGCGACCGTCACGGTCGTCGACGGGACCGGGCTCGTCATCCGTTCGGCCCAGCGCGAGGACACCGTGACGCTGGCCGAAGATGACGTGCGGCCGGGCGCCGACCTCGACTGGGCCGGGTACGTGGCCGGCGTGGTGTGGGCGGTGCGCCGCGACGGAGCGCGGGTTCCCGGGCTGGACATACACGTCGACAGCACGGTGCCAGTCGGGGCAGGGCTGTCCTCGTCGGCAGCGCTGGCCTGCTCGGTCGCGCTGGCGGTGCAGGACGTGCTCGGGCTGGGGCTGGACCGCGACGCGCTGCTCGCCCTGACCCGCAGCGTGGAGAACGACTTCGTCGGTGCCCCGACAGGCGGCCTGGACCAGTTGGCCGCACTGCGTTGCGTGCCTGGGCACGCCCTGTTCTGCGACCTGCGCAGCCTGCAGACCAGGCAGGTCGAGCTGGACGTGACCGGACACCGGCTGGCGATCTTGGTGATCGACACGCGGGCGCATCACGCGCATGCCAGCGGTGAATACCGCGAGCGGCGCGACGGCTGCGAGCGGGCGGCCGCCCTGCTCGGGCTCACCTCGCTGCGCGAGCTGGACATGGCGGGCCTGGCGTCCGCGCTCGAGCGACTGCCCGGCGACGAACTGCGGCGCTACACCCGGCACGTCGTCACCGAGAACGAGCGGGTGCTGCGCACGGTCGAACTGCTCGACGCCGGCGAGCCCGAGTCGATCGGGCCGCTGCTGACCGCTTCGCACGCGTCGCTGCGCGATGACTACCGGATCACCGTCCCGGAGCTGGACGTCGCGGTCGAGGTCGCACTGCGCACCGGCGCGCTGGGAGCACGGATGACCGGTGGCGGCTTCGGTGGCAGCGTGATCGCGCTGCTGCCTGCCGAGTTGGTGCCGGCCTGCGAGCGGGCGGTCGCCGAGGCGTTCGCCGCGCACGGGTTCCTGGAGCCGCGCACCTTCGTGACCGCCGCCGCCGGCGGTGCCCGCGAGGTCGTGCCCGGCTGA
- a CDS encoding DeoR/GlpR family DNA-binding transcription regulator, which translates to MLAHQRQVRILAELRRTGAVRVSDLTELLGVSDMTIRRDLEQLVASGAAHKVHGGAVLADQVAHEPGFAVKSQLEQTAKHAIAAHAATLIEPGAAIALSAGTTTWAMARLVVTIPGITVVTNSTAVADAIATLDPINQVGVILTGGVRTPSAALVGPVADRTIAAMHVDQLFLGVHGIDERAGFTTPNLAEAATDRALIDCAREVIVLADSSKWGVVGLADIAPLSAAHVVITDDKLPREAMRVLNDQVASVVTVPDELVS; encoded by the coding sequence ATGCTCGCGCACCAGCGCCAGGTCCGCATCCTCGCCGAGTTGCGCCGCACCGGCGCGGTCCGGGTGTCCGACCTGACCGAGTTGCTGGGCGTCTCGGACATGACGATCCGGCGCGACCTCGAACAGCTGGTCGCCTCGGGAGCAGCGCACAAGGTCCATGGCGGGGCGGTGCTCGCCGACCAGGTGGCCCATGAACCCGGTTTCGCGGTCAAGAGCCAGCTCGAGCAGACCGCCAAGCACGCCATTGCCGCGCATGCCGCCACGCTGATCGAACCGGGCGCGGCGATCGCGCTGTCCGCGGGCACCACCACCTGGGCGATGGCGCGGCTGGTGGTCACCATCCCCGGGATCACGGTCGTCACCAACTCCACCGCCGTCGCCGACGCGATCGCCACGCTCGACCCGATCAACCAGGTCGGCGTGATCCTCACCGGTGGGGTGCGAACGCCGAGCGCCGCCCTGGTGGGACCGGTCGCCGACCGCACGATCGCCGCGATGCACGTGGACCAGCTGTTCCTGGGGGTGCACGGGATCGACGAGCGCGCCGGCTTCACCACGCCGAACCTGGCCGAGGCCGCCACCGACCGCGCACTCATCGACTGCGCGCGCGAGGTGATCGTGCTGGCCGACTCGTCCAAGTGGGGGGTGGTCGGGCTCGCCGACATCGCGCCGTTGTCCGCCGCGCACGTGGTGATCACCGACGACAAGCTGCCGCGGGAAGCGATGCGCGTGCTGAACGACCAGGTGGCGTCGGTGGTCACCGTCCCCGATGAGCTGGTGTCCTGA
- the galT gene encoding galactose-1-phosphate uridylyltransferase → MTVRQRTVLADGRELFYFDSAPGRDRDAPDLRTELPETSTTSQVRWDPLFHAHTVIADHRQSRIFRPPANLCPLCPTRDGMHTEVPAADYEVVVFENRFPAFAVDSAQTVPRVTTPPFQSAPGDGRCEVVCFTAQHAGSFARLTHAQARVVIDAWADRTRALSEIGSIEYVFCFENRGADIGVTLSHPHGQIYGYPFVPPRFYNAARTARRHRERTGRCLQCELLAAELGAGERIVSESAHWVAYVPFAARWPYEMRVVPRVHVPDLPALADELRDDLARVYLDVLRRFDGLFEAPVPYIADWHQAPVRQDRESWHLAAEIFTIQRAPGLLKYLAGSESGAGIWINDVTPETAAARLRAANTELQRTNP, encoded by the coding sequence ATGACCGTTCGCCAGCGCACCGTCCTGGCCGACGGACGCGAGTTGTTCTACTTCGACTCGGCGCCCGGCCGGGACCGCGACGCACCCGACCTGCGGACCGAACTGCCCGAGACGTCGACCACCTCGCAGGTGCGTTGGGACCCGCTGTTCCACGCCCACACGGTGATCGCCGATCACCGCCAGTCGCGCATCTTCCGGCCCCCGGCCAACCTGTGCCCGCTGTGCCCGACGCGCGACGGGATGCACACCGAGGTGCCCGCCGCGGACTACGAAGTGGTGGTGTTCGAGAACCGTTTCCCGGCGTTCGCGGTGGACTCCGCGCAGACGGTTCCGCGGGTGACGACGCCGCCCTTCCAGTCGGCCCCGGGCGACGGGCGCTGCGAGGTCGTCTGCTTCACCGCGCAGCACGCCGGCTCGTTCGCCCGGCTCACGCACGCGCAGGCGCGGGTCGTCATCGACGCCTGGGCCGACCGGACGCGTGCGCTGAGCGAGATCGGCTCGATCGAGTACGTGTTCTGCTTCGAGAACCGCGGGGCGGACATCGGCGTCACGCTCTCGCATCCGCACGGGCAGATCTACGGCTACCCGTTCGTTCCGCCGCGCTTCTACAACGCCGCGCGCACCGCGCGGCGCCACCGCGAACGGACCGGCCGCTGCCTGCAGTGCGAGCTGCTCGCCGCCGAGCTGGGGGCCGGTGAGCGCATCGTGTCCGAGTCGGCGCACTGGGTCGCCTACGTCCCCTTCGCCGCGCGCTGGCCCTACGAGATGCGGGTGGTTCCCCGGGTGCACGTGCCTGATCTGCCGGCGCTCGCCGACGAGCTGCGCGACGACCTCGCCCGCGTGTACCTGGACGTGCTGCGCCGGTTCGACGGGCTGTTCGAGGCCCCCGTGCCGTACATCGCCGACTGGCACCAGGCGCCGGTGCGCCAGGACCGCGAGTCGTGGCACCTCGCCGCGGAGATCTTCACGATCCAGCGCGCGCCCGGGCTGCTGAAGTACCTGGCCGGCTCGGAGTCCGGCGCGGGGATCTGGATCAACGACGTGACACCGGAGACCGCTGCTGCCCGGCTGCGTGCCGCCAACACCGAACTGCAACGCACGAACCCTTGA
- a CDS encoding ABC transporter substrate-binding protein, with protein sequence MLKGIAGAAGLAATPALIAACSSSGGGGAKKGSTGSGDITFGSNYSDPSTKGAFATLTQQATSATSVKINVNTVDHNTFQNNITSYLQGTPDSLCTWFAGYRMQYFAAQGLLAQIDDVWDKIGSNFNDATKSLSKGLDGHYYFVPIYNYPWVVFYNKSTFSSKGYSVPTTWDQFTALAQQMKKDGLIPIAFADKDLWPALGTFDILNLRINGYDFHMQLMQNKAQYTDPKVTEVFKHWAEILPYCQSGANGRIWQDAAKALENKQAGMMFQGSNQVAANYSAANLADLDFFPYPAINPDFGQDYMDAPADGFIMPNKGKNGGSAKKVLEYIGTGPAEVAYLKTDKWDVGLAQNIDTSGYNAIQKKSAQAIAACKNVAQFGDRDTDPAMAAALEALIQKFIDDPSDSNISSIQKSAADQAKTIFG encoded by the coding sequence ATGCTCAAAGGCATCGCCGGCGCTGCCGGCCTCGCGGCGACGCCCGCGCTGATCGCCGCCTGCAGCAGCAGCGGTGGTGGCGGCGCCAAGAAGGGCAGCACGGGAAGCGGGGACATCACGTTCGGATCGAACTACTCCGACCCGTCCACGAAGGGCGCCTTCGCGACGCTGACCCAGCAGGCCACGTCCGCGACCAGCGTCAAGATCAACGTGAACACGGTCGACCACAACACGTTCCAGAACAACATCACCTCGTACCTGCAGGGCACGCCGGACAGCCTGTGCACCTGGTTCGCCGGCTACCGCATGCAGTACTTCGCGGCGCAGGGGTTGCTCGCGCAGATCGACGACGTATGGGACAAGATCGGCTCGAACTTCAACGACGCGACCAAGTCACTGTCCAAGGGCCTGGACGGGCACTACTACTTCGTGCCGATCTACAACTACCCCTGGGTCGTGTTCTACAACAAGAGCACCTTCTCCTCGAAGGGCTACAGCGTTCCGACGACCTGGGACCAGTTCACCGCGCTGGCCCAGCAGATGAAGAAGGACGGCCTGATCCCCATCGCCTTCGCGGACAAGGATCTGTGGCCGGCACTGGGCACGTTCGATATCTTGAACCTGCGCATCAACGGCTATGACTTCCACATGCAGTTGATGCAGAACAAGGCGCAGTACACCGACCCCAAGGTCACCGAGGTGTTCAAGCACTGGGCCGAGATCCTGCCGTACTGCCAGTCCGGCGCGAACGGGCGCATCTGGCAGGACGCGGCGAAGGCCCTGGAGAACAAGCAGGCCGGCATGATGTTCCAGGGGTCCAACCAGGTGGCCGCGAACTACTCGGCGGCGAACCTGGCCGACCTGGACTTCTTCCCGTACCCGGCCATCAATCCGGATTTCGGCCAGGACTACATGGACGCACCCGCTGACGGATTCATCATGCCGAACAAGGGCAAGAACGGCGGCTCGGCCAAGAAGGTGCTCGAGTACATCGGCACCGGGCCGGCCGAGGTCGCCTACCTCAAGACCGACAAGTGGGACGTCGGGCTGGCGCAGAACATCGACACCAGCGGCTACAACGCGATCCAGAAGAAGTCGGCACAGGCGATCGCGGCGTGCAAGAACGTCGCGCAGTTCGGCGACCGCGACACCGACCCGGCGATGGCCGCCGCGCTGGAGGCGCTGATCCAGAAGTTCATCGACGACCCGAGCGACTCGAACATCAGCTCGATCCAGAAGAGCGCCGCGGATCAGGCGAAGACTATTTTCGGCTGA
- a CDS encoding carbohydrate ABC transporter permease codes for MTLGVDVRSSDREEAQRRRPRRKRGRRLLSRRDKVVLTLMLGIPVLIDLAFIWFPALGSIVLSFTRWNGIGGLHLGKTCQPPPAPSVLQNGCFYGVQNYHQAATVYPQFWPAVQHNLIWLAVFICFATPLGMLFAVIIDRGIRGSRIYQSVLFLPVMLSLALIGIVWEFMYSQNLGLINTVIGRNGNSNAIDWLGNPHLNLWAVLVEATWRQAGYVMVLYLAGLKAVDPSLREAATIDGANAWQMFWRVIFPVLKPINIVILVVTVIESLRAFDLVYITNHGSNGLELLSVLVTNNIVGEISRIGFGSALGVVLLVISIVPISIFLYQTFRREEPR; via the coding sequence ATGACGCTGGGCGTAGACGTCCGATCCTCCGATCGAGAGGAGGCGCAGCGTCGCCGGCCCCGCCGCAAGCGGGGCCGGCGACTGCTGTCACGGCGCGACAAGGTCGTCCTGACCCTGATGCTCGGCATCCCGGTGCTGATCGACCTGGCGTTCATCTGGTTCCCGGCACTCGGCTCGATCGTGCTGTCCTTCACCCGGTGGAACGGGATCGGCGGGCTGCACCTGGGCAAGACCTGCCAGCCGCCACCGGCACCGTCCGTCCTGCAGAACGGCTGCTTCTACGGTGTGCAGAACTATCACCAGGCGGCCACGGTCTACCCGCAGTTCTGGCCGGCGGTGCAGCACAACCTCATCTGGCTGGCCGTGTTCATCTGCTTCGCGACACCGCTGGGGATGCTGTTCGCGGTCATCATCGATCGGGGCATCCGTGGCAGCCGGATCTATCAGAGCGTGCTGTTCCTGCCGGTGATGCTGTCGCTCGCACTGATCGGAATCGTCTGGGAGTTCATGTACTCGCAGAACCTCGGGCTGATCAACACGGTGATCGGGCGCAACGGCAACAGCAACGCGATCGACTGGCTGGGCAACCCGCACCTGAACCTGTGGGCGGTGCTGGTCGAGGCGACCTGGCGGCAGGCCGGCTACGTGATGGTGCTCTACCTGGCCGGGCTCAAGGCGGTCGACCCGTCACTGCGTGAGGCTGCGACCATCGACGGCGCCAACGCGTGGCAGATGTTCTGGCGGGTGATCTTCCCGGTGCTCAAGCCGATCAACATCGTCATCCTGGTGGTGACCGTGATCGAGTCACTGCGCGCGTTCGACCTCGTGTACATCACCAACCACGGAAGCAACGGGCTGGAGCTGCTCTCGGTGCTGGTCACCAACAACATCGTCGGCGAGATCTCGCGCATCGGCTTCGGCTCCGCGCTCGGAGTGGTGCTGCTGGTGATCTCGATCGTGCCGATCTCGATCTTCCTGTACCAGACGTTCCGGCGGGAGGAGCCGCGATGA
- a CDS encoding carbohydrate ABC transporter permease — MTAVAAARTSERDATGRAGGRRRGRGLSSALAQLFMIAACVLWILPIGFALYVALRPYSETSKYGYVAMPHHITLSNFQQAWTQSNMLRFFENSVLITVPAVIITLVLASFVAFVVSRFSFRFNIALLIMFTAGNLLPQQVIITPLYRLYLQVHLPHFLSESGLLYNSLTGLVVINVSFQLGFCVFVLSNFMKTLPAEIYEAALVDGASVWSRYWRLTLPLCRPALAALATLLTTWIYNDFFWAITLIQTGNKRPITAALANLQGQFVANQNLIAAAALMAAIPTLVVYVLLQKQFIAGLSLGSTKG; from the coding sequence ATGACGGCCGTGGCGGCGGCGCGCACCAGCGAGCGGGACGCCACCGGCCGCGCCGGCGGCCGCAGGCGCGGTCGCGGGCTGAGCAGCGCACTCGCCCAGCTGTTCATGATCGCGGCGTGCGTGCTGTGGATCCTGCCGATCGGCTTCGCCCTCTACGTGGCGCTACGGCCGTACTCGGAGACGTCCAAGTACGGGTACGTCGCGATGCCGCACCACATCACCCTCTCGAACTTCCAGCAGGCCTGGACGCAGTCGAACATGCTGCGGTTCTTCGAGAACTCGGTGCTGATCACGGTCCCCGCCGTGATCATCACGTTGGTGCTCGCCTCGTTCGTCGCGTTCGTGGTGTCCCGGTTCAGCTTCCGGTTCAACATCGCGCTGCTGATCATGTTCACCGCGGGCAACCTGCTGCCACAGCAGGTGATCATCACGCCGCTGTACCGGCTCTACCTGCAAGTTCATCTGCCGCACTTCCTCAGCGAAAGCGGGCTGCTGTACAACTCGCTGACCGGGCTCGTGGTCATCAACGTGTCCTTCCAGCTCGGGTTCTGCGTCTTCGTGCTGAGCAACTTCATGAAGACGCTCCCCGCCGAGATCTACGAGGCGGCCCTGGTCGACGGCGCCTCGGTCTGGTCGCGGTACTGGCGCCTGACGCTGCCACTGTGCCGGCCGGCGCTGGCCGCCCTCGCCACGCTGCTGACGACGTGGATCTACAACGACTTCTTCTGGGCGATCACCCTGATCCAGACGGGCAACAAACGGCCGATCACGGCCGCGCTGGCCAACCTGCAGGGGCAGTTCGTGGCAAACCAGAACCTGATCGCCGCCGCCGCGCTGATGGCCGCCATCCCGACGCTCGTGGTCTACGTCCTGTTGCAGAAGCAGTTCATCGCCGGCCTGTCACTCGGCTCGACCAAGGGCTGA
- the galE gene encoding UDP-glucose 4-epimerase GalE, whose amino-acid sequence MRLLVSGGAGYIGSVVTGHLLEAGHRVTVLDDLSTGHRDAVPSGAEFVQAGIDQAGDVLSADFDGVLHFAAKSLVGESVTNPALYWQNNVEGSRALLEAMRAADVRRLVFSSTAATYGEPDEVPITEDAPTRPTSPYGSSKLAVDLMIGDYAAAYGLQAASLRYFNVAGAWNGLTERHTTETHLIPIALQVAAGRRDRLTLYGEDYPTPDGTCVRDYIHVADLAEAHVLAIAAARDGHVVYNLGNGSGFSVRQVIDCVAEVTGHEVPVVSGPRRPGDPATLVAAGDRIRSELGWAPRRPELRTMVADAWAGSR is encoded by the coding sequence ATGAGGCTTCTGGTGAGCGGCGGCGCGGGCTACATCGGTTCGGTGGTGACCGGGCACCTGCTCGAGGCCGGGCACCGGGTCACCGTCCTGGACGACCTGTCCACCGGTCATCGCGACGCGGTGCCGTCCGGTGCCGAATTCGTGCAGGCCGGGATCGATCAGGCGGGCGACGTGCTCAGCGCCGACTTCGACGGCGTGCTGCACTTCGCCGCCAAGTCGCTGGTGGGCGAGTCGGTGACGAATCCCGCGCTGTACTGGCAGAACAACGTCGAGGGATCGCGCGCCCTGCTCGAGGCGATGCGGGCGGCCGATGTGCGCCGCCTGGTGTTCTCCTCCACTGCTGCGACCTACGGCGAGCCGGACGAGGTGCCCATCACCGAGGACGCGCCGACCCGGCCGACCAGCCCGTACGGTTCGAGCAAGCTGGCAGTCGACCTGATGATCGGGGACTACGCGGCCGCCTACGGACTGCAGGCCGCGTCCCTGCGTTACTTCAACGTCGCGGGCGCGTGGAACGGGCTGACCGAGCGGCACACGACCGAGACGCACCTGATCCCGATCGCGCTTCAGGTCGCAGCCGGCCGGCGTGACCGGCTCACCCTGTACGGCGAGGACTATCCGACCCCGGACGGGACGTGCGTGCGCGATTACATCCACGTTGCCGACCTCGCCGAGGCGCACGTGCTCGCGATCGCCGCCGCGCGGGACGGGCACGTGGTCTACAACCTCGGCAACGGGAGCGGCTTCTCGGTGCGCCAGGTGATCGACTGTGTTGCCGAGGTCACCGGTCATGAGGTGCCGGTGGTGAGCGGGCCGCGGCGACCCGGCGATCCGGCCACGCTCGTCGCTGCCGGTGACCGGATCCGCAGTGAGCTCGGCTGGGCGCCGCGGCGGCCCGAACTGCGCACCATGGTCGCGGACGCATGGGCCGGTAGCCGCTGA
- a CDS encoding spermidine synthase: MLADQGDPGEGTAGGAVQFLADADRPGGWLLLIDRIRQSYVDLDDPTYLDFEYAQWFADVFDALPAGPLAVTHVGGGACTLARYVGATRPGSTQIVLEPDEQLTALVRARLPFARGTRVRIRPVGGAEGIVALRDAGADVLVLDAFAGGRVPAELTTVEFLTEVARALKPAGTFLANIADGGDVTYTRRLVAALRTVFADVLVRADPAVLKGRRFGNVVLAASGGDLPVAELARRAAGAMFPQRVVSGAELTDLVRDAAPLTAAVPMRSPAPPDEIWRVGG; encoded by the coding sequence GTGTTGGCCGACCAGGGGGACCCGGGCGAGGGCACCGCGGGCGGCGCGGTCCAGTTCCTGGCCGACGCCGACCGTCCCGGCGGCTGGTTGTTGCTCATCGACCGGATCCGCCAGTCGTACGTCGACCTGGACGATCCGACGTACCTGGACTTCGAGTACGCCCAGTGGTTCGCCGACGTGTTCGACGCCCTGCCGGCCGGGCCGCTCGCCGTGACGCACGTCGGCGGGGGAGCGTGCACTCTGGCCCGGTACGTCGGCGCCACCCGGCCCGGCTCGACCCAGATCGTGCTCGAACCGGACGAACAGCTGACCGCCCTGGTGCGGGCGCGATTGCCGTTCGCGCGCGGCACCAGGGTCCGGATCCGCCCGGTCGGTGGCGCCGAGGGGATCGTGGCGCTGCGGGACGCGGGTGCGGACGTGCTGGTGCTGGACGCGTTCGCCGGCGGCCGGGTGCCCGCCGAGTTGACCACAGTGGAGTTCCTGACCGAGGTCGCGCGCGCCCTCAAGCCCGCGGGGACGTTCCTGGCCAACATTGCCGACGGCGGCGACGTCACCTACACCCGTCGGCTGGTCGCGGCGCTGCGCACCGTGTTCGCCGACGTCCTGGTGCGTGCCGATCCGGCGGTGCTCAAGGGACGCCGGTTCGGCAACGTGGTGCTCGCGGCCTCTGGTGGCGACCTTCCGGTGGCCGAATTGGCCCGCCGGGCGGCCGGCGCGATGTTCCCGCAGCGGGTGGTGTCCGGTGCGGAACTCACGGACCTGGTCCGCGACGCTGCCCCGCTGACCGCGGCCGTCCCGATGCGTTCGCCGGCGCCGCCCGATGAGATCTGGCGGGTCGGCGGCTAG